The following are from one region of the Deltaproteobacteria bacterium genome:
- a CDS encoding CoB--CoM heterodisulfide reductase iron-sulfur subunit A family protein, whose product MPRIGVFVCQCGTNIASTVDTKKVADEMAKLPGVVYAGDYKFMCSAPGQENLKEIVKKHKLDGVIVSACSPHMHEKTFRKACESAGLNPYKCEITNIREQCSWVHHDATKAAGTLKSIDLTRMTIERLKKSKNLSKIKIPIKKKALVIGGGIAGIQAALDIAEGGRQVILVEREPSIGGNMAKLSETFPTMDCSQCIMTPKMVEASLHENIKIMTWSAVEKVDGYIGNFTVQIRKKARYVNEDLCNGCGLCIEKCPFKAKSEFEMGMAQRKVVYTPFPQAVPNIPVIDAQNCPKIQKDKCGACALVCGPKAIDYKQQDTVITEEIGAIIVATGYELMPNERFGEYGYGKIKDVISGLQFERLASASGPTGGEIRRPSDGKTPKNVVFIQCVGSRDEAKGVAYCSKICCMYTAKHTMLYKHKVHDGQSYVFYMDIRAGGKRYEEFVRRAIEHDGAMYLRGRVSRVYEKDGKVIVQGADTLSGNQVEIEADMVVLATAIVSRTGADTVAQKLGIGYDKHKFYNEYHPKLKPVETVTAGIYLAGTCMGPMDIPDSVTMGSAAASKVLALFSNDQMAREPITANVNKVTCNACWDCVVACPYSAIEKDNIKNRKGEIIRWLAKVNEGVCQGCGVCVCACRSKAIDLRGYTDEQVYAALAAF is encoded by the coding sequence ATGCCGCGTATAGGCGTATTCGTCTGCCAGTGCGGGACAAACATAGCATCCACTGTTGACACCAAAAAGGTCGCAGATGAGATGGCTAAACTACCGGGTGTAGTTTACGCCGGTGATTATAAGTTTATGTGTTCTGCGCCTGGACAGGAAAATCTAAAAGAGATTGTAAAGAAGCATAAGCTTGACGGTGTTATCGTGTCCGCATGTTCTCCGCACATGCACGAGAAGACATTCAGAAAAGCATGTGAGTCTGCAGGATTAAATCCGTACAAGTGCGAGATAACAAATATCCGCGAACAGTGCTCATGGGTGCACCATGATGCGACAAAGGCAGCAGGCACACTCAAGAGCATAGACTTAACCAGAATGACCATTGAGAGGCTCAAGAAAAGCAAAAACCTTTCAAAAATAAAGATACCTATAAAAAAGAAGGCGCTGGTCATCGGCGGCGGCATTGCAGGCATTCAAGCGGCGCTTGATATTGCAGAGGGCGGCAGGCAGGTGATTCTTGTTGAAAGAGAGCCGTCAATTGGCGGCAATATGGCGAAACTATCAGAGACATTCCCTACAATGGACTGCTCCCAGTGCATCATGACGCCGAAGATGGTTGAGGCGTCGCTTCATGAGAATATAAAGATTATGACATGGAGCGCGGTTGAAAAGGTTGACGGTTATATAGGCAACTTTACTGTCCAGATAAGGAAAAAGGCAAGGTATGTAAATGAGGATTTATGCAACGGGTGCGGACTCTGTATTGAAAAATGTCCGTTCAAGGCAAAGAGTGAATTTGAGATGGGCATGGCACAGAGAAAGGTGGTTTACACGCCATTTCCACAGGCAGTTCCAAACATCCCTGTCATAGATGCGCAGAACTGCCCGAAGATACAAAAAGACAAGTGCGGGGCATGCGCCCTTGTTTGCGGACCAAAGGCGATTGACTATAAACAGCAGGATACCGTTATTACAGAAGAGATCGGCGCAATTATTGTTGCAACAGGATATGAGTTAATGCCGAATGAAAGATTCGGCGAATACGGTTATGGAAAGATCAAGGATGTTATAAGCGGGCTTCAGTTTGAAAGGCTTGCGTCCGCATCAGGGCCCACAGGCGGAGAAATCAGAAGGCCGTCAGACGGCAAAACGCCAAAGAATGTTGTGTTTATCCAGTGCGTTGGTTCAAGGGATGAGGCAAAAGGCGTCGCTTACTGCTCAAAGATATGCTGCATGTATACTGCAAAACACACAATGCTTTATAAGCACAAGGTGCATGATGGCCAGTCATATGTGTTTTACATGGACATAAGGGCGGGCGGAAAAAGGTATGAAGAATTTGTCAGGAGGGCGATTGAGCATGACGGCGCTATGTATTTAAGAGGCCGTGTTTCAAGGGTCTATGAAAAAGACGGAAAGGTGATTGTGCAGGGCGCGGATACACTTTCAGGCAATCAGGTGGAGATTGAGGCTGATATGGTTGTGTTGGCAACAGCAATTGTATCAAGGACAGGCGCAGACACAGTGGCGCAGAAACTCGGCATAGGCTATGACAAACATAAATTTTACAATGAATATCATCCAAAGTTAAAACCAGTTGAGACTGTGACAGCAGGGATTTATCTGGCAGGCACATGTATGGGACCTATGGATATACCAGATTCTGTAACAATGGGAAGCGCTGCCGCAAGCAAGGTTCTGGCGCTCTTTTCCAACGACCAGATGGCAAGAGAACCTATAACTGCAAATGTCAACAAAGTAACATGCAATGCGTGCTGGGACTGTGTTGTTGCATGTCCATATTCGGCAATAGAAAAAGATAACATAAAGAACAGAAAGGGCGAGATAATCAGGTGGCTTGCTAAGGTAAATGAAGGTGTTTGCCAGGGCTGCGGTGTATGTGTTTGCGCATGCAGGAGCAAGGCCATTGACCTTCGCGGTTATACGGATGAGCAGGTTTATGCGGCGTTGGCGGCGTTTTAG
- a CDS encoding 4Fe-4S dicluster domain-containing protein — protein MLIKLGKENLQSELVKLVERISGEELANCYQCGNCTGGCPVSYAMDFGPREIIRLLQLGQEEAVQKANSMWLCVGCLQCYCRCPKGVSAAKILEALRQITLRKGKSHEEIKEVPLPFLKNAPQQAIVCGFRKFVS, from the coding sequence ATGCTCATAAAACTCGGAAAAGAAAACTTACAGAGTGAACTTGTTAAGCTCGTAGAACGGATTAGCGGCGAGGAACTTGCCAACTGCTATCAGTGCGGCAACTGCACAGGCGGCTGTCCTGTATCTTATGCAATGGATTTTGGACCTAGAGAAATTATAAGACTCCTGCAATTGGGACAGGAGGAGGCTGTGCAAAAGGCCAACTCCATGTGGCTCTGTGTTGGATGTTTGCAATGTTATTGCAGATGCCCGAAAGGTGTAAGCGCCGCGAAGATATTAGAGGCGCTTCGGCAGATAACTTTAAGGAAAGGCAAAAGTCACGAAGAGATTAAAGAGGTTCCGTTGCCGTTTTTAAAAAATGCTCCGCAACAGGCTATTGTTTGCGGGTTTAGGAAGTTTGTAAGTTAG
- a CDS encoding Fe-S-containing hydro-lyase, with translation MTHPIKITPPLTDKDVEKLKSGDKVLITGVLYTARDAAHKRLIELLDKGEKLPFDIKGQLIYYVGPTPAKPGQVIGSVGPTTSGRMDVYTPKLLELGLKGTIGKGQRSAEVVDAMNKHKAVYLAAVGGAAALIAKTIKKAEIIAYEDLGPEAIRRLEVVDFPAIVVNDIFGNDLFKIGVERYKKVE, from the coding sequence ATGACTCACCCAATCAAAATAACCCCGCCCCTTACTGATAAGGATGTAGAAAAACTTAAGTCAGGGGATAAAGTCTTGATAACCGGTGTTCTTTACACTGCAAGGGATGCCGCGCACAAGAGGCTTATAGAGCTTTTAGATAAGGGCGAAAAGCTCCCTTTTGATATAAAAGGACAGTTAATCTATTATGTGGGGCCTACACCGGCAAAACCAGGGCAGGTCATAGGCTCTGTAGGACCTACAACAAGCGGAAGGATGGATGTATATACACCTAAACTTTTAGAACTTGGGTTAAAAGGGACAATCGGCAAGGGACAACGTTCGGCAGAGGTAGTTGATGCGATGAATAAGCACAAGGCTGTTTATCTTGCGGCAGTGGGCGGTGCAGCAGCGCTGATTGCAAAGACCATTAAAAAGGCGGAGATTATTGCGTACGAGGATTTGGGGCCGGAGGCGATCAGAAGGCTTGAGGTTGTAGATTTTCCGGCAATTGTTGTGAATGATATTTTCGGAAATGATTTGTTTAAGATTGGTGTTGAAAGGTATAAGAAGGTCGAATAG
- a CDS encoding ORF6N domain-containing protein, protein MKQRENTTNIIPQEIIENKIFFIRGRKVMIDRELASLYGVKTSQLTRQVRRNIKRFPDDFMFHLTGEEFTNLKCHFGTSSWGGTRKLPYVFTENGVAMLSSVLNSERAMQVNIQIMRTFTKIREMLLTHKELKQKVEEMEKKYDYQFKIVFDAIKQLLELPEKSKKRIGF, encoded by the coding sequence TTGAAGCAAAGAGAAAATACGACAAATATAATCCCACAGGAAATAATAGAAAATAAGATATTCTTCATTAGAGGCAGGAAGGTAATGATTGATAGAGAGTTGGCAAGTCTTTATGGGGTAAAAACATCACAATTAACCCGTCAGGTTCGGAGGAATATCAAAAGATTTCCCGATGATTTTATGTTCCATCTTACAGGAGAGGAGTTTACAAACTTGAAGTGCCATTTTGGCACATCAAGTTGGGGAGGCACCAGGAAATTGCCATATGTTTTTACAGAAAACGGCGTTGCCATGCTTTCAAGCGTTTTGAATAGCGAAAGGGCGATGCAAGTTAATATCCAGATTATGAGAACATTTACAAAAATCAGGGAAATGCTTTTAACACATAAAGAATTAAAACAAAAAGTAGAGGAAATGGAAAAGAAATACGACTACCAGTTTAAAATTGTTTTTGATGCTATAAAACAATTATTAGAGCTGCCGGAGAAGTCAAAGAAAAGGATAGGTTTTTAG
- a CDS encoding WD40 repeat domain-containing protein — translation MNKQIKKIPKGGSYMRRLMVLVLMFVAGGLLAGNSLGVTNAKTINDAHQDTIDSITFSPDGKILASGSYDEGETRGLINFWDTTTWKKIKTINGYNKVCFSPNGKTLAALSSGFEDASIALLDVATGDKIKTFSPNIKTISYNPISESCSIALSTDGKLLAAGCTPRWSEVGHILLWDVKTGDMIKELQGHEFGINSIAFSPDGKLLASGGWGYHTIILWDVKTGDRIKELHRNQDNHSPIYSVAFSLDGKLLAAGSDDYSIILWDVAAGKNIKTLKGHSGSVKSVVFSPDGKMLASVSSDKTIVLWDVVKKNKIKTIGAGRPVHSIIFSPDGKLLVSGEGESWRVSEESFTTLSIRDWRSTPNFEGVKSKQKGDGKGRKKK, via the coding sequence ATGAACAAGCAAATCAAAAAGATACCTAAAGGAGGTAGTTACATGAGAAGGTTAATGGTTTTAGTTTTAATGTTTGTTGCAGGTGGGTTGCTTGCAGGAAATTCACTTGGTGTAACTAATGCCAAAACAATTAACGATGCCCATCAGGATACCATTGATTCTATTACTTTTAGTCCGGATGGTAAAATCCTGGCGTCAGGAAGTTACGATGAAGGCGAAACGAGAGGTCTTATCAATTTTTGGGATACAACAACGTGGAAGAAGATAAAGACTATTAATGGTTATAACAAAGTTTGTTTTAGTCCCAATGGAAAGACGCTGGCAGCATTATCCTCTGGCTTTGAGGATGCCTCAATTGCTCTCTTAGATGTTGCTACGGGTGATAAGATAAAGACCTTCTCTCCTAATATAAAAACCATCTCTTATAACCCTATTTCTGAAAGTTGCTCTATTGCTTTAAGTACAGATGGAAAATTGTTGGCAGCAGGTTGTACTCCCAGATGGAGTGAAGTTGGACATATATTGCTCTGGGATGTCAAAACAGGAGATATGATAAAAGAACTCCAAGGACATGAGTTTGGTATTAATTCTATTGCTTTCAGTCCGGATGGAAAATTATTAGCATCAGGGGGATGGGGGTATCATACTATAATCCTTTGGGATGTCAAAACAGGGGATAGAATAAAGGAACTCCATCGTAATCAGGATAACCATAGTCCGATTTACTCCGTTGCCTTCAGTCTGGATGGAAAATTGTTGGCAGCAGGAAGTGACGATTACAGTATTATTCTTTGGGATGTAGCAGCGGGAAAAAATATTAAAACTCTGAAAGGTCATTCTGGCAGTGTCAAATCAGTTGTCTTCAGCCCTGATGGAAAGATGTTAGCATCAGTGAGCAGCGATAAAACCATCGTATTATGGGATGTGGTAAAGAAGAACAAGATTAAGACAATAGGGGCTGGAAGGCCGGTTCATTCTATTATTTTTAGTCCTGATGGGAAATTGCTGGTATCAGGGGAAGGCGAATCATGGAGGGTTAGCGAAGAGAGTTTTACTACGCTTTCCATACGGGATTGGAGGTCAACCCCAAACTTTGAGGGGGTAAAGAGTAAGCAGAAGGGGGATGGAAAAGGAAGGAAAAAGAAATAA
- a CDS encoding CoB--CoM heterodisulfide reductase iron-sulfur subunit B family protein has translation MKIPYYPGCTLNTVAKGFDISARESAVLLGFELKELNQWNCCGATFPLTPDNIMGLTAPTKVLVNAKKEGDTVTTLCSVCYNVLKRTNKVIRDDKEKRAIVNGFIEEEYDGSLNVIHFLEVLRDRIGFDNVKSAVKRPLKGVKAGTYYGCMLLRPFEDMGIDNAEAPTIFEDLLKALGCEPVEFPNKIECCGAHLAMGNEDVVTKLSGNVLSSAKNKGAEIIVTSCPLCQYNLEKSQQRLAEGSGNTQMPIVYFTQLLGLALGQDEGSLGLEKNLFDVRPLLKGK, from the coding sequence ATGAAAATACCATATTATCCCGGTTGCACCTTAAATACCGTTGCCAAAGGTTTTGATATTTCGGCAAGAGAATCCGCTGTTCTTTTGGGTTTTGAACTCAAAGAACTAAATCAGTGGAATTGCTGCGGCGCGACATTTCCTTTGACACCTGACAATATCATGGGCTTGACCGCGCCGACAAAGGTGCTTGTTAATGCAAAGAAAGAAGGGGACACGGTAACAACTCTATGCTCCGTTTGCTACAATGTTTTAAAGCGCACAAACAAGGTGATAAGGGATGACAAGGAGAAGCGGGCAATAGTCAACGGTTTTATTGAAGAAGAATACGACGGCAGTTTGAATGTGATTCACTTTTTAGAGGTTTTGAGGGATAGGATAGGTTTTGATAATGTTAAGAGCGCTGTTAAGAGGCCGTTAAAAGGGGTTAAGGCAGGTACATATTATGGGTGTATGTTGCTCAGACCTTTTGAAGATATGGGCATAGACAATGCCGAAGCGCCGACAATATTTGAGGATTTGCTAAAGGCGCTTGGCTGCGAACCGGTGGAGTTTCCCAATAAGATAGAATGCTGCGGAGCGCATCTTGCAATGGGGAATGAGGATGTGGTCACAAAACTTTCCGGCAATGTTTTGAGTTCAGCAAAGAACAAAGGAGCAGAGATTATTGTGACGAGTTGTCCTCTGTGTCAGTATAATCTGGAAAAAAGTCAGCAAAGACTTGCAGAGGGTTCTGGAAATACACAAATGCCTATAGTTTATTTTACTCAGTTGCTTGGACTGGCGCTGGGTCAGGATGAGGGGAGTTTGGGGCTGGAGAAGAATTTGTTTGATGTGAGACCGCTGTTGAAGGGGAAGTGA